CGAACTCCTGGCCGAGCGTCACCGGGGTGGCATCCATGAGGTGGGTGCGGCCGGACTTAACGACGTCCTTGAACTCCACGGCCTTGCGCTCCAGCGACTCGGCCAGGTAGCCGAGGGCCGGAATGAGGTCGTTGATCAGGGCCGACGTCGCTGCAACGTGAACCGACGTGGGGAAGACGTCGTTGGAGGACTGCGAGGCGTTGACGTGGTCGTTCGGGTGGACAACCTTGTCGCTGCCGGCGGCCTTCAGGGCACGGGAGGCGAGCTCGGCGATGACCTCGTTGGTGTTCATGTTCGAGGACGTGCCGGAGCCCGTCTGGAAGACGTCGATGGGGAAGTCGCCGTCGTACTTTCCGGCGGCCACCTCATCCGCCGCGTCTGCGATGGCCTTGGCAAGCTCTCCGTCGAGCACACCCAGTTCAGCGTTGGCCTGGGCGGCAGCCTTCTTGACCCGGGCCAGTGCTTCAATGTGCGCCCGTTCCAAAGTCTTGCCGGAAATGGGGAAGTTCTCCACTGCACGCTGCGTCTGCGCGCGGTACAGTGCGTTCACGGGGACGCGGACTTCGCCCATCGTGTCATGTTCAATGCGGAACTCTTCAGTGGAAGTCATGGGGCTAGCTTAGGGCGGTCCGGCATCCCATCGAAAACCGTGAAGAGCATGCTACGGGCGGACTTTTGCCTCCGCGCTAGAGCTCGCCGATCCCGGAAACAACGTTGGCGCGGCCCTCGGCCAGGCTGTACGAGAGGCCGATAACGGCGGTGCGTCCGCTTTCAATTGCGTCCGAGATCACACGCGAGCTGTCCGCCAGCCGCTGGGAGGTCTGCTTGACGTGCTCCACCACCATGTCGTTGACCTCGTGCTTGTCCTCGCGCATTGAGGTCAGCACCGACGGCGTGATGCGCTCCACCAGGTCGCGGATGAAGCCCGGGGGCATGTCGCCGGTGTCCACGGCGGCCTTGGTGGCGCTGACGGCGCCGCAGCTGTCGTGGCCCAGGATGGCAATCAGCGGCACCCCGAGCACGCTGACGCTGTACTCCAGCGAGCCCAGGACGGCGTCGTCGATAACCTGTCCTGCCGTGCGCACCACAAAGACATCACCGAGTCCGACGTCGAAAATGATTTCCGCGGCGAGCCGTGAGTCCGAGCAGCCGAAAATCACGGCGAAGGGGTGCTGGTTCTCCACCAGCGAGGACCTGCGCGAGGAGTCCTGGTTCGGGTGGGAGGATTGGCCGGCCACGAAGCGTTCGTTTCCTTCGCGCATCCGGCGCCAGGCAAGGGCAGGAGTCAGGTAGGTAGTCACCCTCCTTACCTTATGGGGCAGGGCTGGCCGCAGGTGAAACTGTGACGGCGGGGCTGCTGTCCAGGGACTTCACGACGGCGTCCGCCAGGGTGGCGAATTCGTCCAGTGGGGCTGCGCCGGAGAGGATGACGGTGGTTCCGCGGTACTCGAGCACCATCGATTTTTCGCCTTTGCCCGTGTCGCGGAGTTCCCATTCCTGCCCGCCGGCATTGCGGGATCCGGTGACCGGTGCGTTCTGTGTCTGCTGGAGGAGCCAGGTGGGATTGGCGGTGCGGGTCTGGATGAGTCCAATGAAGGACTCCTTGGGCGTGATGTAGCCGACCTCCCACGCAGGTACGCCGCTTGCCGTGCCGGCTTCCCACCTGGCGTAGTTCGGCCGGAAGGTGTTGCCGGTGTCCGGCGCTACCGGTGTGAATCCGGCCACATCTGTTGCGTTCCGGGCTGCGGCACTGACGTCGATGTCAGGCCGGTAGCCGTCGGTTTTGGGGGAAGGGTTCATCAGGACAATGGGCAGGAACGCCGCGATGCTGACCGCCAGTGCAATGATCATGCCGATCACGGAGGCGTTGGCCCGCTTGGCAGCAGCGGCCGGAATTACAGGCTTAACCGGGGCCGATCCTCCGGGTGCGCCGGCGCCGCTGTTGCTTCCGGATCCGGCTGGTTCGGGGGTGGGGCTGGTTCTTTCCTGCATTTCGCTCACCCCTCAATAGTCCCCCATGCCGGTGCACAACTCACATTCGCCGAAGCCGCGGCGGACGTCGCGCCCGGCGGGCACATTGCGCCGCGGCGTCATGCCGCTGCCCGAACGGAGTACCGCGACTATGATCAATATCAGAGGAATCACCGCGCTGCTGCACCGGCGGGGCGGGTTCAATGATCGCCACTCGAAGAAGAGGTTCACGTGTCACCAGCGTCCATGACCCAGAAATACTCCACGATCTCCCCATCCCTGGCGGTGGGACATGATGAGCCGGACCGCAACCTTGCCCTCGAGCTTGTCCGCGTCACCGAGGCCGCAGCCATCGCCGGCGGGCACTGGGTTGGCTTCGGCGATAAAAACACGGCCGACGGCGCCGCCGTTGACGCCATGCGCTCCTTCCTCCAGACGGTCCACTTCAATGGCGTAGTGGTTATCGGCGAAGGCGAAAAAGACGAAGCCCCCATGCTCTTCAACGGCGAGCGCGTAGGTGACGGCACCGGCCCCGAGTGTGACGTCGCCGTCGACCCCATCGACGGAACCAGGCTGACCGCCCTCGGCATCAACAACGCCCTTGCCGTGCTGGCAGTGGCCGAACGCGGCTCCATGTTCGACCCCTCCGCAGTTTTCTACATGGAGAAGCTCGTCACCGGCCCGGAAGCCGCGGACATGGTGGACCTCCGCCTGCCCGTGAAGCAGAACCTGCACCTGATCGCGAAGGCCAAGGGCGTCAAGGTCAACCAGCTCAACGTGATGATCCTTGACCGCGACCGGCACCGCCCCCTCGTGGAGGAAATCCGTGAAGCCGGAGCGCGCACCAAGTTCATCATGGACGGTGACGTTGCCGGGGCCATCGCCGCGGCACGTTCCGGCACCGGCGTTGACGCGCTGATGGGCATCGGCGGCACGCCCGAAGGCATCGTCGCGGCCTGCGCCATCAAGTCGCTGGGCGGCGTGATCCAGGGACGTCTCTGGCCCACCAGCGACGAGGAAAAGCAAAAGGCCATCGACGCCGGCCACGACCTCGAACGCGTCCTGTCGACCAACGACCTCGTCTCCAGCGACAACTGCTACTTTGCCGCCACCGGCATCACGGACGGCGACCTGCTCAAGGGTGTCCGGTACTCCAAGGACAAGGTCCTCACCCAGTCCATCGTGATGCGTTCCAAGTCCGGCACCATCCGTTTCGTGGACGGCGAGCACCAGGCCAGCAAATGGGAAGGGTACGCCCGCAAGAGCTGATCCCCTCCTGCCCGACACGGATCCCCGGAGCGCCGCAGCGTGCTCCGGGGATCTGCCGTTTCAGGCCTTGGTATAGGGTTGAAGCCATGATTCCTGCTGTTGTGCCCTGTACTGACCGCGCCCTCTGGGACGAATACGTTGACCGGTTTCAGGGACACCCGCAGCAGCTGTGGGGCTGGGGCGAGACCAAAGCAATGCACGGCTGGTCCGTGGACCGGGTACTGGTCAACGACGGCGACAAGACTGTGGGCTGTGCCCAGTTGCTGGTCCGCCGGCTCCCGTTCCCCTTCCGCGCCCTGGTATACGTCCCCCGCGGCCCGATGTGTTCGGTGGAGGACGCCCCGGCCGTCCTGGCCTGCCTGGCCGGCCATGCTGCCGTCCGCCACCGCGCAGTGGCGCTGAGCATCGAACCGGACTGGGACGAGGAATCGGCCTTCGCCGGTGCCGTCGCATCCGCCGGCTTCCGGGCCACCACCAACACTGTGCTGATCCCGCGGACGCTGATCCTGGACCTCACCAGGACGGACGAGGAACTGATGGCGGAAATGTCCAAGTCCACCCGGGCGAACATCCGCAAGGCAATGCGCAGCGACGTCGAGTTCCGCAAGGTCAAGAATGACGCCGAGCTTGAACAGGTCCTCGCGATCTACCACGAGACAGCCGGGCGCGCCGGCTTCGGCATCCATGAAGACCAGTACTACCGCGACATCTTCCACAACATGGGGGACGGGTCACCGATCATCGCAGCGTTCGACGGCGAGCAGATGCTGGCCTTCGTCTGGCTGGCCCGGAGCGGGTCCACGGCCTTCGAACTGTACGGCGGCGTCTCGGCTGTTGGACAGAAGCAGCGGGTGAACTATGGCGTGAAATGGGCCGCCCTGCAGGCCATGCGTGAAGACGGCTGCTCCCGCTACGACTTCAATGGCCTCCTCAACGACGGCATCTCCGACTTCAAGAAGCAGTTCGCCAAGCACGAAAATATGCTCCTGGGTACGTGGGAAAAACCGCTCTCACCGTTCTACCCCGCGTACGCCCAGGCAATGCCCTTGGCCCGCCGCGGACTCCAGCAGGGGCGGCGGCTCCTGAAGACCGCGTCCGGCCGCGTCCGGCCACTCGTCCAGAGGCTGCGCCCGGGCAACTAGCCGCGTCGGCAAAGGGCGACGACGGCACCCGCCGCGGTGCCGTCGTCGCCCTTTGCTGTTACTGGCCGCGGGTTGCGCCCTGGGGCAAGCCGGTGGTCACGGCGAACGCGAGCGCCGGTTCGGTGCTGCCCGCCACTGGATGAACGTTGACGGGCGCCTCGGCCGCAGCCAGGAAGGCGCTGCCGCCGCGCGAGAGCTGAAGGTCGCCCTTGGGGGAATCAAGGTAGATGTCCCCGGCCACCACAATCACCACTGCGGCGCCGGACTGTGCCAGCGGCACGGGGCCCGCGTCCGGGGCGAGCTCGATCCGCTGGAGCTGGAATTCCTCGAAGGGCGGCCGGAACAGCTCCTGGTCCATCATGGTCCGCTCGGCTTGAAGCATCGGCACGGCGACGGGCTGGAAGTCGATGGTCCGCAGCAGTTCCGGGACGTCGACGAATTTGGGCGTGAGCCCGCCGCGCAGCACGTTGTCCGAGGACGCCATGACCTCAACGCCAAGCCCGTGCAGGTAGGCATGAACGTTTCCCGCCGGCAGGTAGACCGCCTCACCCGGCTCCAGCGAGATGCGGTTGAGCAGCAGCGAGATCAGGACTCCGGGGTCACCCGGGTACTTCTCGTTGAGGCTGATGACCGTGGCCAGCTCAGTTTCGAAAGGTGCCAGCGGGGCTCCGGACAGAAGCGCGGCAACCACCAGGGCCGTGTCGTCAGCCACTGACTGGCCGCCCGTGATCAGCCGCTCGAAGGCTGCCTGGAGGCCCGTGCTCTCTTCGCCCGCCGCGAGATCCTCAAGCAGGGCACCGATCAACGCGGGCACCTGGCCTTCCACCGCATCAAAGGCTGCCGCCACCTGCTGCAGGATTTCCCGGGTCTGTGCTGCGGGGCGGAAACCGCACAGCGCCTCAAACGGTGTCAGGGCGAAAATCATCTCGGGTTTGTGGTTGTCGTCCCGGTAATTCCGGTTGGGGGCTTGCGCGGCGAGGCCCTCGGCATTCTCCCGGGCAAAGCCGGCCCGCGCCTGTTCCAGGCTCGGATGGACCTGCAGGGACAGCGGCTGGGCGGCAGCGAGGATCTTGGCCAGGAACGGCAGTCGGGGGCCGAAACGAGCCACCGACTCCGCGCCGAGGAAATGCTCGGGATCGCGCGAGATCAAAGCGTCCAGCGCAGTGGCCGAGCCGTCCTCCGGAACGCGGGCCACGGAGGGGGAGTCGGGGTGCGCGCCGATCCACAGCTCCGCTTCGGGACGGCCGGACTCGGCGCGCCCCAGCAGGGCGGCGATCGCGGTCGTTGATCCCCAGGCATAATCCCGAAGGACGTTTTCAATCTCGTACAAGTCGGTGTCCGTTTCCTAGGTCTGAAGGGAAAGTGGGCCTACAGGGGGGCGCACTGGCCGTTGGTCGCCACCAGTTCCCGGATGGCTTGTTCGTCGCCCTGGCGCTTGAGCTCGTTGAGCATGGCCTCCGTGATTGGCTCACCGTCAGGGGTGGTGGTCACCGGCGTGAAGTCCGACGGCGGGGGAGACTGCTGCGTCCGGGTGCCGCCGGCCAGCAGCCCAGCAGCGGGGGAGAGGGCCGGTGCAGCCTGCAGGTGTCCTGTGGCGGCGGCCGGGACCACCAGGGTGTCATCAGGGGAACCCGCGGACTGGGCTTTCGACGCCGACGCCAGCAGCTGGTCGACCCGCTCGTGGATCACGTCGAAGTCGGGAACAGTGGAGAAGGACGCGTCGAAGTCCGGCGGGCCGATGGTGAGCCGCTTGACGTCCTGGCCCTTGGCCTTGATCGCCAGGTCCACGAAACTGCCCAGCTGGGAGGCGGATATATTGGAGTCCACCACCTTGGTGCCCGCGTTGGCGATGTCCTCGAACTTGGCCAGCAGCGTGGCGGGGTCCAGCTGCTTGAGCATTGCCTGCTGCACGCACTGCTGGCGCTGGATGCGGGCGTAGTCGTCCACGAATTCACGCGACCGCCCGTACCAGAGCGCGTGATAACCATCCAGGGTCTGGTCGCCTGCCGGGATCCAGCCCAGGGGCATACCGTGGATGCCGTTGGCCTCATCAATCGTCTCGCCGCTGATGGGCACCCAGCCTCCCGCCTTGATTCTGATGCCGCCCATGGCGTCGATCAATTTGGAGAACCCCTCCATATCCACCAGCACGTATGCCTGGACCGTGATGCCCAGCGTCCCGGAGACGGCCTCGAGGGTGGCCTGCGCGCCGGGATCTGCGACGCCGGGGTAGAGGTCGGCGTGCTCGTTGGTCACTTCGGTGTTGATGGCATTGATGAGGCACTCGTCACCGCAGTCGTAGCCGTCCGGGTAGATGGCCCGCATGGGGGAGTCCTCGCTGAACTGGGCGTTCTGGAGGTTCCGGGGAACGGAGATGATGGCGGTTTGGCCGGTCTTGGCGTCGACGCTCAGGACCGAGAGGCTGTCCGTGCGCCTGCCGGTACGGTCGTCACCGGCGTCTCCGCCCATCATCAGGAAGTTGTAGCGGCCGTCCACCGGGTCAATGGCGGGGCCCGCGGAGAAGATGCTGCCGATGGCATTGCGTCCTACGTTGAGCAGGTACGCGGCGTAGCCGAGCGAGCCGCTGCCCAGGACCATCGCCAGCACCAGGGCTATAACGACGGCGGGCCGGGCCGGCGGCGCCAGCAGCACCGGGCGGATGAGCCGCAGGGTGTTGATGAACAGGACCGCCCAGCCGGCAGCCAGTACCGCCAACACGATGATGATGGCGAGTGAGGCAAAAGGATTGGTAATGGTGTTGATGAGCACGGTCCGGTTGACCAGCAGCAGGAGTAGGGCCAGCACCAGTGCCGCCCAGACGCAGAGCGTCACCCGCAGCGCGGCGCGGCCAAGTTTTCGGTCGCCGGCTACGAGCTGGGCGCTTCCGGGAACCAGGAGGGTCATCAGGACAAGCACAAAGGCGCGCTTGGTCCGGACCTGGGGGGAGGCGCTGACCGGATAGCGGACGGGGTCGGTCAGCGCAGTGTCCGAGGGCGACTTCTGGATCTTGCTGCTGGACATGGCCGCCTTCCTAACGGCTGCCCCGGAGCGGCCCGTTGCCTTCTGCGAAGACCTCGCTGACCTTCTGCCGGAGGTTCGCCCCCTTGCGGCTAGCCACCGCGTTGAGGTCTGCGGCGAATTCGATAAGGTCCGCGCGCAGCGAGGCGGCGAGCTCATCAGTGCCTGCTGCCAGCATCCGGACCGCAAGGAGTCCGGCATTGCGGGCGCCCGCGATGGAAACCGTGGCCACGGGAACGCCGGCCGGCATCTGCACGATGGAGAGCAGGGAATCCATCCCGTCCAGGGTCTTGAGCGGTACGGGCACCCCGATCACGGGAAGGGGCGTGACGCTGGCCAGCATTCCGGGCAGGTGGGCGGCACCACCGGCGCCCGCGATGATGACCCTCAGCCCGCGCTCGTGCGCCGTCTGGCCGTAGCGGATCATCTCCGTGGGCATGCGGTGTGCGGACACAACATCGGCTTCGAACGGTATCCCGAACTCCGCGAGGGCTTCCGCTGCTGCTTCCATCACGGGCCAGTCGGAGTCGGAACCCATGACCAGGCCCACCAGGGGGCTGGCTGCGGAACCTTGGACCCGGGCGGCTTCGGCACTCATGCGTTCTCCTCAAAAATTGCTGGCGGTTCTTCGGCCGGCACCCGCCCGTCGCGGATGATGCCTGCCACCACTGCGGCACGGCGTCGAACAGACTCAACCTCCGCCGTCGACGTACCCGCCAGGTTGACGTGGCCGATCTTGCGGCCCGGGCGCACGGATTTGCCGTAGCAGTGCACCTTGGCCGCAGGTTCGCTGGCAAGAGCCAGCGGGAAA
This genomic interval from Arthrobacter sp. SLBN-100 contains the following:
- a CDS encoding LCP family protein; translated protein: MSSSKIQKSPSDTALTDPVRYPVSASPQVRTKRAFVLVLMTLLVPGSAQLVAGDRKLGRAALRVTLCVWAALVLALLLLLVNRTVLINTITNPFASLAIIIVLAVLAAGWAVLFINTLRLIRPVLLAPPARPAVVIALVLAMVLGSGSLGYAAYLLNVGRNAIGSIFSAGPAIDPVDGRYNFLMMGGDAGDDRTGRRTDSLSVLSVDAKTGQTAIISVPRNLQNAQFSEDSPMRAIYPDGYDCGDECLINAINTEVTNEHADLYPGVADPGAQATLEAVSGTLGITVQAYVLVDMEGFSKLIDAMGGIRIKAGGWVPISGETIDEANGIHGMPLGWIPAGDQTLDGYHALWYGRSREFVDDYARIQRQQCVQQAMLKQLDPATLLAKFEDIANAGTKVVDSNISASQLGSFVDLAIKAKGQDVKRLTIGPPDFDASFSTVPDFDVIHERVDQLLASASKAQSAGSPDDTLVVPAAATGHLQAAPALSPAAGLLAGGTRTQQSPPPSDFTPVTTTPDGEPITEAMLNELKRQGDEQAIRELVATNGQCAPL
- a CDS encoding carbonic anhydrase, which produces MTTYLTPALAWRRMREGNERFVAGQSSHPNQDSSRRSSLVENQHPFAVIFGCSDSRLAAEIIFDVGLGDVFVVRTAGQVIDDAVLGSLEYSVSVLGVPLIAILGHDSCGAVSATKAAVDTGDMPPGFIRDLVERITPSVLTSMREDKHEVNDMVVEHVKQTSQRLADSSRVISDAIESGRTAVIGLSYSLAEGRANVVSGIGEL
- a CDS encoding lipid II:glycine glycyltransferase FemX, which gives rise to MIPAVVPCTDRALWDEYVDRFQGHPQQLWGWGETKAMHGWSVDRVLVNDGDKTVGCAQLLVRRLPFPFRALVYVPRGPMCSVEDAPAVLACLAGHAAVRHRAVALSIEPDWDEESAFAGAVASAGFRATTNTVLIPRTLILDLTRTDEELMAEMSKSTRANIRKAMRSDVEFRKVKNDAELEQVLAIYHETAGRAGFGIHEDQYYRDIFHNMGDGSPIIAAFDGEQMLAFVWLARSGSTAFELYGGVSAVGQKQRVNYGVKWAALQAMREDGCSRYDFNGLLNDGISDFKKQFAKHENMLLGTWEKPLSPFYPAYAQAMPLARRGLQQGRRLLKTASGRVRPLVQRLRPGN
- a CDS encoding DUF4245 domain-containing protein → MQERTSPTPEPAGSGSNSGAGAPGGSAPVKPVIPAAAAKRANASVIGMIIALAVSIAAFLPIVLMNPSPKTDGYRPDIDVSAAARNATDVAGFTPVAPDTGNTFRPNYARWEAGTASGVPAWEVGYITPKESFIGLIQTRTANPTWLLQQTQNAPVTGSRNAGGQEWELRDTGKGEKSMVLEYRGTTVILSGAAPLDEFATLADAVVKSLDSSPAVTVSPAASPAP
- the manA gene encoding mannose-6-phosphate isomerase, class I gives rise to the protein MYEIENVLRDYAWGSTTAIAALLGRAESGRPEAELWIGAHPDSPSVARVPEDGSATALDALISRDPEHFLGAESVARFGPRLPFLAKILAAAQPLSLQVHPSLEQARAGFARENAEGLAAQAPNRNYRDDNHKPEMIFALTPFEALCGFRPAAQTREILQQVAAAFDAVEGQVPALIGALLEDLAAGEESTGLQAAFERLITGGQSVADDTALVVAALLSGAPLAPFETELATVISLNEKYPGDPGVLISLLLNRISLEPGEAVYLPAGNVHAYLHGLGVEVMASSDNVLRGGLTPKFVDVPELLRTIDFQPVAVPMLQAERTMMDQELFRPPFEEFQLQRIELAPDAGPVPLAQSGAAVVIVVAGDIYLDSPKGDLQLSRGGSAFLAAAEAPVNVHPVAGSTEPALAFAVTTGLPQGATRGQ
- the purE gene encoding 5-(carboxyamino)imidazole ribonucleotide mutase — protein: MSAEAARVQGSAASPLVGLVMGSDSDWPVMEAAAEALAEFGIPFEADVVSAHRMPTEMIRYGQTAHERGLRVIIAGAGGAAHLPGMLASVTPLPVIGVPVPLKTLDGMDSLLSIVQMPAGVPVATVSIAGARNAGLLAVRMLAAGTDELAASLRADLIEFAADLNAVASRKGANLRQKVSEVFAEGNGPLRGSR
- the glpX gene encoding class II fructose-bisphosphatase; amino-acid sequence: MTQKYSTISPSLAVGHDEPDRNLALELVRVTEAAAIAGGHWVGFGDKNTADGAAVDAMRSFLQTVHFNGVVVIGEGEKDEAPMLFNGERVGDGTGPECDVAVDPIDGTRLTALGINNALAVLAVAERGSMFDPSAVFYMEKLVTGPEAADMVDLRLPVKQNLHLIAKAKGVKVNQLNVMILDRDRHRPLVEEIREAGARTKFIMDGDVAGAIAAARSGTGVDALMGIGGTPEGIVAACAIKSLGGVIQGRLWPTSDEEKQKAIDAGHDLERVLSTNDLVSSDNCYFAATGITDGDLLKGVRYSKDKVLTQSIVMRSKSGTIRFVDGEHQASKWEGYARKS